AAGATATTTATGAATTTGATGCCTTAAAACCATACTTCATATTACCTATCAGCTCTGCGACAAACGAGAACATAAGCGAGCTTAAATTTAGCTTGCTTGAATTGCTTAAAAAAGATAAGTAACCGTCGCAGGAGATAGTATGAATATAGTTTTTATGGGAACTCCCGAGTATGCTACGGATATATTAAGTGAAATTTTAAAAGCGGACATCAAGGTTGTAGGCGTATTTACTCAACCCGACAAGCCGGTTGGCAGGAAGCAGGTTTTGACTCCGCCGCACATCAAAACTTTTTTAAATGAGAACTATAAAGATATCCCTGTGTTTCAACCTATAAATTTAAAAGAGCAAGAAACACATGAGCAAATTCGTTCTTTAGAACCTGACTTTATTGTGGTTGCAGCTTATGGACAGATCTTACCTAAGGCCATTTTAGATATCGCTCCTTGTATAAATTTACATGCCTCTATACTTCCTAAATATCGCGGTGCAAGTCCCATACAAAGCGCACTTTTAGTGGGAGAAACGACAACGGGTATAACGGCGATGCTGATGGATGAGGGGCTTGATACGGGTGCGATACTTGCATTTGCATATACAAACTGTGAAGATAAAACAAGCGGAGAGCTTTTTGATGAACTTGGAAAGATCGCAGGAGAGCTTATAGTCGATGTTTTGCAAAATTTTCCAACCATCACACCACAGCCGCAAGATGACACGCAAGCTACGATTTGCAAGAAGATAAAAAAACAAAGTGGACTTTTTAGCTTTGACGAAGATGCTAGTCAAATTTATAATAAATTTCGTGCCTACACACCTTGGCCCGGGATATTTTTAGAAAGCGGACTTAAAATTTTAAGCCTAAAACCATTACAGATGAGCGGAAAAAGCGGTGAAATTTTAGAAATTTCAAAAGATGGTTTTGTTGTTGCTTGTAAAAGCGGTGCTTTGCAAATTTTAAGCCTGCAAGAGCCAAGCAAAAAGGCTGTTAATGCGACGGCGTATCTAAACGGCAAAAGGCTTGGCATTGGTGATAGAATTTCTTGAGGAGTGTGCCTCAACGCATAATGAAATTTCCCAAGGCGTAAGAGTCGGTGTCATAAAGCCGCCATTTGCTATGTGCGCTAAAACCCAAACAGCAGGTGTTGGAAGTAGGGGAAATAAATGGATAGGACTTGAGGGCAATCTTTTTTTATCATTTTGCTTGCATAAAAACGCACTTCCTGATGACTTAAATGACGCGTCGATATCTATTTATTTTTCCATGATAATGAAAAATTTTTTAGAAAATTTAGGTTCTAAAATTTGGGTTAAATGGCCAAATGATTTTTACGTAAATGACCTTAAAATCGGCGGAACGATCAGCACTAAAATAGGCGAAATTTATATCGGAAGCATAGGTTTAAATTTAGCCCGCGCTCCCCAAAATACGGGTGTTTTAGACATCAAAACTACTCCGAATGACGTTGTCTGGGGCTTTTGCGATAAGCTTGAAGAAAAAATCCCGTGGAAGCAAATTTTTAGCAAATTTAAGATAGAATTTGAGCGTTCAAAGAGTTTCATAACGCATATAAACGGCGAAATAGCGGATTTATCGGCAGCTTCGCTTTGTGAAGATGGTTCTATTTTGTTAGATAATAAAAAGGTGTATTCTTTAAGATGAGTGAAGTTATAACAATAGCAAATCAAAAGGGCGGAGTAGGTAAGACGACTACGGCAGTAAATTTAGCAGCCTCATTAGCAGTCGCAGAGAAAAAAGTCTTACTTATTGAT
This is a stretch of genomic DNA from Campylobacter sp. RM6914. It encodes these proteins:
- the fmt gene encoding methionyl-tRNA formyltransferase yields the protein MNIVFMGTPEYATDILSEILKADIKVVGVFTQPDKPVGRKQVLTPPHIKTFLNENYKDIPVFQPINLKEQETHEQIRSLEPDFIVVAAYGQILPKAILDIAPCINLHASILPKYRGASPIQSALLVGETTTGITAMLMDEGLDTGAILAFAYTNCEDKTSGELFDELGKIAGELIVDVLQNFPTITPQPQDDTQATICKKIKKQSGLFSFDEDASQIYNKFRAYTPWPGIFLESGLKILSLKPLQMSGKSGEILEISKDGFVVACKSGALQILSLQEPSKKAVNATAYLNGKRLGIGDRIS
- a CDS encoding biotin--[acetyl-CoA-carboxylase] ligase; this encodes MVIEFLEECASTHNEISQGVRVGVIKPPFAMCAKTQTAGVGSRGNKWIGLEGNLFLSFCLHKNALPDDLNDASISIYFSMIMKNFLENLGSKIWVKWPNDFYVNDLKIGGTISTKIGEIYIGSIGLNLARAPQNTGVLDIKTTPNDVVWGFCDKLEEKIPWKQIFSKFKIEFERSKSFITHINGEIADLSAASLCEDGSILLDNKKVYSLR